The Stenotrophomonas maltophilia sequence TGAGGGTCATTGGAATGCGCTCAGTGAAACTCCGGGGAGCGCAGTCTAGGGAGCCGGTACCCTGTGAAAAATGGCGTCGCCGGCATCCCAGGCGTGCGTCCGGCGCACGCCTGCCGATGTCAGCGGTGAGCGTCCTCGGCGCGCTCGCACATGGTCTTGATCGAGCGGCGCAGCCACTGGTGCGCGGCATCGTTGTCCAGCCGCGGATGCCAGGCCTGCACGATGGCCGCGGTACGCACCGGGATCGGTAGCGGGAACAGGCGCAACGGCAGGCGCATGCTGACGATCCGCTCCAGCATCACGCTTGGCATCTGCGGCAGGATCAGGTCCGATTCGGCCGCCGCGAAGATCGCACCATGGAAGGTCGGGCTGATCAGCGCCACGCGGCGCTGCAGGCCGAGCGTAGCCAGGTCATCGTCGATCGGCCCACGTGGCAGGCCACGGCGCGACACCGCGATGTGGTCGCACGCGGCAAAGCGCTCGGCACTGATCTCCTCGTCGAACAGGGGATGGTCCTCGCGCGCGGCGCCCATGAACGAGGTACTGAACAGGTTCTGCACCTTGGTGTCGGGCGCGTGCTTGCCGGCGGTGCTGATGTACAGGTCGATCCGGCCCTGCGCCATCGCATCGTCGTCGGTATCGCCTTCGGGCACGAAGCGCAGCACCGCGCGCGGCGCCTGCTGGCGGAACAGTTCACGCAGGCGTCCGCCGAATCCGCCGATGAAGACATCATTGGCGCGGACATTGAAGGTACGCTCCAGGGTGCGCAGGTCGATCTCGCGACCGGCATTGAAGACGCGGTGGGCCTGCTCGATCACGTCGCGGACCTGCTCACGCAACTGCAGGGCGCGGGGCGTGGGCGCCAGCCCGCGGCCGGCACGCACCAGCACCGGGTCACCCAGGGCGGTGCGGATCCGGCCCAGGGTACGGCTCATCGCTGGCGCGCTCAGGTTCATCCGCCGCGCGGCGGCAGCCACGCTGCATTCGTCGATCAGCACATCCAGTGCCAGCAACAGGTTCAGGTCCGGCAGGGGCATGACAGTCTCCAGTGGAGCATTCTCCAGTAAGCCGGATGACTCTACGGCACTCCTGGCCTCCATGGATTGCGTCTGACGCATTCATTGACTGCCGCGCACGGCATGGGTGCGCGCGATGACATCGGCGACCATCCCCGGCCTGCAAAGGAGACATCCATGTTCAATACCCTGCTGGTCGCCCTGGACGGTGGCCCCCAGCACGCGCGCGTGCTGGACCTGGCCGCGGCCATTGCCGGCCCCCGCAGCCGCCTGCACCTGCTGTGCGTGCTCGATCCCGAATTCGCGCTGGCCGCCGATGCCAGCGAAGCCGACCGCATCGAGTACCCGGAAGCCGCCCGCCAGCGCTCCCGCGCCGAGGCGGTGCTGGCCGAAGCCCTGGCCGAACTGCGCGAGCGCGGCGTCGATGCCATCGCGCAGATCCCCTCCGGCGACCCCGGCGAAGTCATCAGCGACCAGGCCAGGCGGCTGAAGTGCGACCTGATCGTGATCGGCCACCGCCACCTGTCCCGGCTGGAACGCCTGTTCGAACCCTCGATCGGGCAATGGACCATCGATCACGCCCCCTGCCCCGTGCTGGTGGAAACCCGCGACCCACAACCCTAGCTGCCATGGCCTCCCGTTCCCCCTTGTTTCCCACCCGGGTCAGCTACCGTGCCTTCGGCCGCCAGTTCGGCCGTGGCGAGCAGGCGCTGCTGGCGGCGATACGCCAGCTGCGTGACCCCGATCTCGTGGCCGATGGACTCGCACAGCTGAGCGGCCTCGGCCTTGATCCTGAAGGCTGCGACGCGTTCATCAACCTGCTGCCACTGCTGGCCGCGCCCGCGGCACCGATCGACCTGCTGCCCGCCGGCTCTCCCTTCATTGCCGCCAGCGAACTGGACCTGCTGGTCTGCCTGCTGCGCATCGCCCAGTGGCGGCATGCACGGCCCCGCGAAGACGACACGCTGGCACCACTGCGGCAGCAGCTGGCACGCTGTGCTGTCGCTGTGCAGGCAGCGAAACTGCCGTTGCGACAGCGATCATTGTCACCTGTCGGGCTGAGGCTGCTCGATCCCACCGGCTGGCTGCGGCAACGATGACCCGGCCACACCGCCCATGTGCAATCACGCACAGGGACCGGGCACCTGGCGCGCTCAGCAATCCATCCTGCCGTGCGAACTGCCTTCGTCGTCGAGCACGTGTGCATGCAGGATCACCTGGTTGCGACCAGCCCGTTTGGCGGCATACAGGCCGGCATCGGCATCCGCCAGCAACTGATCGGCACTGGCCAGCGCCGGCGGATGCAGGTAGCCGACGCCGATGCTGATACTGACCGACCCTTCCGGCAGTGGCAGCGCCGCCACCGCCTCGCGCAGGCGCTCGGCCAGCGCCAGCACACCCGACAGCGGGCTTCCAGGCACGATCACTGCGAATTCCTCGCCGCCATAGCGGGCGACACTGTCACCAGCGCGGCCGGCACTGATCTTCAGGACCGTGGCCACGGCCTGCAGGCAGCGGTCCCCGGCCGGATGTCCGTGGCGGTCGTTGAAGACCTTGAAATGGTCGATGTCCAGCAACAGCAGGCCCAGCTCGCTGCCGCTGCGCCGCGCACGGTTCCATTCCGCCAGCAGCAGCGCATCGAACTCGCGCCGGTTGGCCACGCCGGTCAGGCCATCCTGCCGTGCCAGCTGGTCCAGCGCTGCCTGCCGTTCCATCAGGTCCACCTGCAGCAGGATGCTGCGCACGCCGAAGCCCAGCGTTGCCACCACGAAGCCGGTGACCGCCAATGGTCGCGCGTGGTCGACCACCAGCGTCCCGACCACCAGCAGCAGCAGCGGCAGGATCATCGGGCCGGCCGCCTGCACCGTGCGTGCCAGCCGTGGATGCAGCACGAAGCTCGGCGCAGGCGCCCGGCTCAGCGCCAGCAGTGCCAGCAGCAGGAACGGCAGATCGATCAGCAGGTCGTTGTAGGCACCGAACGACTGCTCCTCGGTGTAGTGGTTGATGTAGTACGCCACCAGCAGGTACACGACGGCGTACATCGCCAGCGCACGGAAGAAGTTGCGCCGCTCCGGAACGTCGCCGACCAGCCAGCGCACCACAGCGAACGCCGCAATGCACAGGTTCTGGATGTCGAACATGCGCTGCATGTTGGCCATCGCGTGGTCATCAACATCGATGCGGGCGGCGAACGATTGCGCGTGCACGAAGAACAGCACACCCAGCAGCGCGGCCATGGCCGCGTCGATCAGGCTGATGCTCAGCCGTTCGCGGCGTGCGCGGGCCAGGATGAACACCAGCGGCACACCGTAAAGCACATACAGGAACAGACTGACCTGCGGCGTGACATCGGCACGGCCCGCGCCCAGCGCATCGACCATGTT is a genomic window containing:
- a CDS encoding LysR family transcriptional regulator — protein: MPLPDLNLLLALDVLIDECSVAAAARRMNLSAPAMSRTLGRIRTALGDPVLVRAGRGLAPTPRALQLREQVRDVIEQAHRVFNAGREIDLRTLERTFNVRANDVFIGGFGGRLRELFRQQAPRAVLRFVPEGDTDDDAMAQGRIDLYISTAGKHAPDTKVQNLFSTSFMGAAREDHPLFDEEISAERFAACDHIAVSRRGLPRGPIDDDLATLGLQRRVALISPTFHGAIFAAAESDLILPQMPSVMLERIVSMRLPLRLFPLPIPVRTAAIVQAWHPRLDNDAAHQWLRRSIKTMCERAEDAHR
- a CDS encoding GGDEF domain-containing protein, giving the protein MPVVLALLYVLCHGLVLAMWPGPVGAGSFVFLTGAPLLAAAACLWRARRDGAALGWRATALALLLWGGGMAFNMVDALGAGRADVTPQVSLFLYVLYGVPLVFILARARRERLSISLIDAAMAALLGVLFFVHAQSFAARIDVDDHAMANMQRMFDIQNLCIAAFAVVRWLVGDVPERRNFFRALAMYAVVYLLVAYYINHYTEEQSFGAYNDLLIDLPFLLLALLALSRAPAPSFVLHPRLARTVQAAGPMILPLLLLVVGTLVVDHARPLAVTGFVVATLGFGVRSILLQVDLMERQAALDQLARQDGLTGVANRREFDALLLAEWNRARRSGSELGLLLLDIDHFKVFNDRHGHPAGDRCLQAVATVLKISAGRAGDSVARYGGEEFAVIVPGSPLSGVLALAERLREAVAALPLPEGSVSISIGVGYLHPPALASADQLLADADAGLYAAKRAGRNQVILHAHVLDDEGSSHGRMDC
- a CDS encoding universal stress protein, which produces MFNTLLVALDGGPQHARVLDLAAAIAGPRSRLHLLCVLDPEFALAADASEADRIEYPEAARQRSRAEAVLAEALAELRERGVDAIAQIPSGDPGEVISDQARRLKCDLIVIGHRHLSRLERLFEPSIGQWTIDHAPCPVLVETRDPQP